A region of Gracilinanus agilis isolate LMUSP501 chromosome 3, AgileGrace, whole genome shotgun sequence DNA encodes the following proteins:
- the MFSD2A gene encoding sodium-dependent lysophosphatidylcholine symporter 1 isoform X4, whose protein sequence is MAKGEGAESGSAAGLLPPSILRGEENGRTQVRRRAKTKQLTICNKLCYAVGGAPYQITGCALGFFLQIYLLDVAQVNPFSASIILFVGRAWDAITDPLVGFCISKSSWSRLGSLMPWIIFSTPLAVIAYFLIWFVPDFPRNQALWYLVFYCLFETLVTCFHVPYSALTMFISTEQSERDSATAYRMTVEVLGTVLGTAIQGQIVGKVDTPCIQDPDIPVLMEVNQTHSTGSLTDTKNAYMLAAGVIASIYVLCAVILSLGVQEHREPCEKKQEQPPSFFQGLRLVMNHGPYIKLIAGFLFTSLAFMLVEGNFALFCTYTLGFRNEFQNLLLAIMSAVPFLILVALMESNLIVTYVVAVAAGVSVAAAFLLPWSMLPDVIDDFHLKQPGARGHEPIFFSFYVFFTKFASGVSLGISTLSLDFAGYLTRGCSQPEAVKFTLKILVTVVPIGLILLGLFLFKLYPIDEEKRRENKKALQVLREEAGSSGCSDTDSTELASIL, encoded by the exons GACCAAGCAGCTGACCATCTGCAATAAGCTCTGCTATGCTGTGGGGGGCGCTCCCTACCAGATCACTGGCTGTGCTCTGGGCTTCTTCCTCCAGATTTACCTGCTGGATGTGGCTCAGGTAA ACCCCTTCTCTGCTTCCATCATTCTGTTTGTGGGCCGTGCCTGGGATGCCATCACTGACCCGTTGGTTGGATTTTGTATCAGCAAATCTTCCTGGAGTCGCCTGGGGAGCCTGATGCCCTG GATAATCTTTTCCACTCCACTGGCTGTCAttgcctattttctcatctggTTCGTGCCCGACTTTCCCAGGAACCAGGCTTTGTGGTACCTGGTCTTCTATTGCCTCTTTGAGACACTGGTGACG TGTTTCCATGTTCCATACTCGGCACTTACCATGTTTATCAGCACAGAACAGAGTGAACGGGATTCTGCCACAGCATACA GGATGACTGTGGAAGTGCTGGGCACGGTGCTGGGCACTGCCATTCAGGGACAAATTGTGGGCAAAGTGGACACTCCCTGCATCCAAGATCCTGACATCCCAGTGCTCATGGAAGTGAATCAGACACACAGTACCGGCTCCCTGACTGATACG AAGAACGCCTACATGCTGGCGGCGGGGGTCATCGCCTCCATCTATGTCCTCTGTGCGGTCATCTTATCCCTGGGTGTGCAGGAGCACAGAG AGCCCTGTGAGAAGAAGCAGGAGCAGCCCCCTTCTTTTTTCCAGGGGCTCCGACTGGTCATGAACCACGGCCCCTATATCAAGCTCATCGCTGGCTTTTTGTTCACTTCCCTAGCCTTCATG CTGGTAGAAGGAAACTTTGCTTTATTCTGCACCTATACCCTGGGCTTCCGGAATGAGTTTCAGAATCTGCTCCTGGCCATCATG TCAGCTGTTCCCTTCCTCATCTTGGTCGCTCTGATGGAGAGTAACCTGATCGTCACCTACGTGGTAGCAGTGGCTGCTGGGGTCAGTGTGGCTGCTGCCTTCCTCCTGCCCTG GTCCATGCTGCCAGACGTGATTGATGACTTCCACCTAAAGCAGCCTGGTGCCAGAGGACATGaacccattttcttttccttctacgTCTTCTTCACCAAATTTGCATCTGGCGTCTCCCTTGGCATCTCCACACTCAGCCTTGA CTTTGCAGGCTACTTGACGAGGGGCTGCTCCCAGCCAGAGGCTGTTAAGTTCACTCTGAAGATTCTGGTGACTGTTGTCCCCATTGGCCTCATCCTTTTGGGTTTGTTTCTCTTCAAGCTGTATCCCATCGATGAGGAGAAACGTCGGGAGAACAAAAAGGCCTTGCAGGTGCTCAG GGAAGAAGCAGGAAGCTCAGGGTGTTCTGACACGGACTCTACAGAATTGGCCAGCATCCTCTAG
- the MFSD2A gene encoding sodium-dependent lysophosphatidylcholine symporter 1 isoform X3, whose protein sequence is MAKGEGAESGSAAGLLPPSILRGEENGRTQVRRRAKTKQLTICNKLCYAVGGAPYQITGCALGFFLQIYLLDVAQVNPFSASIILFVGRAWDAITDPLVGFCISKSSWSRLGSLMPWIIFSTPLAVIAYFLIWFVPDFPRNQALWYLVFYCLFETLVTCFHVPYSALTMFISTEQSERDSATAYRMTVEVLGTVLGTAIQGQIVGKVDTPCIQDPDIPVLMEVNQTHSTGSLTDTKNAYMLAAGVIASIYVLCAVILSLGVQEHREPCEKKQEQPPSFFQGLRLVMNHGPYIKLIAGFLFTSLAFMLVEGNFALFCTYTLGFRNEFQNLLLAIMLSATLTIPIWQWFLTRFGKKTAVYLGISSAVPFLILVALMESNLIVTYVVAVAAGVSVAAAFLLPWSMLPDVIDDFHLKQPGARGHEPIFFSFYVFFTKFASGVSLGISTLSLDFAGYLTRGCSQPEAVKFTLKILVTVVPIGLILLGLFLFKLYPIDEEKRRENKKALQVLREEAGSSGCSDTDSTELASIL, encoded by the exons GACCAAGCAGCTGACCATCTGCAATAAGCTCTGCTATGCTGTGGGGGGCGCTCCCTACCAGATCACTGGCTGTGCTCTGGGCTTCTTCCTCCAGATTTACCTGCTGGATGTGGCTCAGGTAA ACCCCTTCTCTGCTTCCATCATTCTGTTTGTGGGCCGTGCCTGGGATGCCATCACTGACCCGTTGGTTGGATTTTGTATCAGCAAATCTTCCTGGAGTCGCCTGGGGAGCCTGATGCCCTG GATAATCTTTTCCACTCCACTGGCTGTCAttgcctattttctcatctggTTCGTGCCCGACTTTCCCAGGAACCAGGCTTTGTGGTACCTGGTCTTCTATTGCCTCTTTGAGACACTGGTGACG TGTTTCCATGTTCCATACTCGGCACTTACCATGTTTATCAGCACAGAACAGAGTGAACGGGATTCTGCCACAGCATACA GGATGACTGTGGAAGTGCTGGGCACGGTGCTGGGCACTGCCATTCAGGGACAAATTGTGGGCAAAGTGGACACTCCCTGCATCCAAGATCCTGACATCCCAGTGCTCATGGAAGTGAATCAGACACACAGTACCGGCTCCCTGACTGATACG AAGAACGCCTACATGCTGGCGGCGGGGGTCATCGCCTCCATCTATGTCCTCTGTGCGGTCATCTTATCCCTGGGTGTGCAGGAGCACAGAG AGCCCTGTGAGAAGAAGCAGGAGCAGCCCCCTTCTTTTTTCCAGGGGCTCCGACTGGTCATGAACCACGGCCCCTATATCAAGCTCATCGCTGGCTTTTTGTTCACTTCCCTAGCCTTCATG CTGGTAGAAGGAAACTTTGCTTTATTCTGCACCTATACCCTGGGCTTCCGGAATGAGTTTCAGAATCTGCTCCTGGCCATCATG CTCTCGGCCACCCTCACCATCCCCATCTGGCAATGGTTCCTGACTCGGTTTGGGAAGAAGACGGCTGTATACCTCGGGATCTCG TCAGCTGTTCCCTTCCTCATCTTGGTCGCTCTGATGGAGAGTAACCTGATCGTCACCTACGTGGTAGCAGTGGCTGCTGGGGTCAGTGTGGCTGCTGCCTTCCTCCTGCCCTG GTCCATGCTGCCAGACGTGATTGATGACTTCCACCTAAAGCAGCCTGGTGCCAGAGGACATGaacccattttcttttccttctacgTCTTCTTCACCAAATTTGCATCTGGCGTCTCCCTTGGCATCTCCACACTCAGCCTTGA CTTTGCAGGCTACTTGACGAGGGGCTGCTCCCAGCCAGAGGCTGTTAAGTTCACTCTGAAGATTCTGGTGACTGTTGTCCCCATTGGCCTCATCCTTTTGGGTTTGTTTCTCTTCAAGCTGTATCCCATCGATGAGGAGAAACGTCGGGAGAACAAAAAGGCCTTGCAGGTGCTCAG GGAAGAAGCAGGAAGCTCAGGGTGTTCTGACACGGACTCTACAGAATTGGCCAGCATCCTCTAG
- the MFSD2A gene encoding sodium-dependent lysophosphatidylcholine symporter 1 isoform X1: MAKGEGAESGSAAGLLPPSILRGEENGRTQKGRTKQLTICNKLCYAVGGAPYQITGCALGFFLQIYLLDVAQVDPFSASIILFVGRAWDAITDPLVGFCISKSSWSRLGSLMPWIIFSTPLAVIAYFLIWFVPDFPRNQALWYLVFYCLFETLVTCFHVPYSALTMFISTEQSERDSATAYRMTVEVLGTVLGTAIQGQIVGKVDTPCIQDPDIPVLMEVNQTHSTGSLTDTKNAYMLAAGVIASIYVLCAVILSLGVQEHREPCEKKQEQPPSFFQGLRLVMNHGPYIKLIAGFLFTSLAFMLVEGNFALFCTYTLGFRNEFQNLLLAIMLSATLTIPIWQWFLTRFGKKTAVYLGISSAVPFLILVALMESNLIVTYVVAVAAGVSVAAAFLLPWSMLPDVIDDFHLKQPGARGHEPIFFSFYVFFTKFASGVSLGISTLSLDFAGYLTRGCSQPEAVKFTLKILVTVVPIGLILLGLFLFKLYPIDEEKRRENKKALQVLREEAGSSGCSDTDSTELASIL, from the exons AAGGGTAGGACCAAGCAGCTGACCATCTGCAATAAGCTCTGCTATGCTGTGGGGGGCGCTCCCTACCAGATCACTGGCTGTGCTCTGGGCTTCTTCCTCCAGATTTACCTGCTGGATGTGGCTCAG GTAGACCCCTTCTCTGCTTCCATCATTCTGTTTGTGGGCCGTGCCTGGGATGCCATCACTGACCCGTTGGTTGGATTTTGTATCAGCAAATCTTCCTGGAGTCGCCTGGGGAGCCTGATGCCCTG GATAATCTTTTCCACTCCACTGGCTGTCAttgcctattttctcatctggTTCGTGCCCGACTTTCCCAGGAACCAGGCTTTGTGGTACCTGGTCTTCTATTGCCTCTTTGAGACACTGGTGACG TGTTTCCATGTTCCATACTCGGCACTTACCATGTTTATCAGCACAGAACAGAGTGAACGGGATTCTGCCACAGCATACA GGATGACTGTGGAAGTGCTGGGCACGGTGCTGGGCACTGCCATTCAGGGACAAATTGTGGGCAAAGTGGACACTCCCTGCATCCAAGATCCTGACATCCCAGTGCTCATGGAAGTGAATCAGACACACAGTACCGGCTCCCTGACTGATACG AAGAACGCCTACATGCTGGCGGCGGGGGTCATCGCCTCCATCTATGTCCTCTGTGCGGTCATCTTATCCCTGGGTGTGCAGGAGCACAGAG AGCCCTGTGAGAAGAAGCAGGAGCAGCCCCCTTCTTTTTTCCAGGGGCTCCGACTGGTCATGAACCACGGCCCCTATATCAAGCTCATCGCTGGCTTTTTGTTCACTTCCCTAGCCTTCATG CTGGTAGAAGGAAACTTTGCTTTATTCTGCACCTATACCCTGGGCTTCCGGAATGAGTTTCAGAATCTGCTCCTGGCCATCATG CTCTCGGCCACCCTCACCATCCCCATCTGGCAATGGTTCCTGACTCGGTTTGGGAAGAAGACGGCTGTATACCTCGGGATCTCG TCAGCTGTTCCCTTCCTCATCTTGGTCGCTCTGATGGAGAGTAACCTGATCGTCACCTACGTGGTAGCAGTGGCTGCTGGGGTCAGTGTGGCTGCTGCCTTCCTCCTGCCCTG GTCCATGCTGCCAGACGTGATTGATGACTTCCACCTAAAGCAGCCTGGTGCCAGAGGACATGaacccattttcttttccttctacgTCTTCTTCACCAAATTTGCATCTGGCGTCTCCCTTGGCATCTCCACACTCAGCCTTGA CTTTGCAGGCTACTTGACGAGGGGCTGCTCCCAGCCAGAGGCTGTTAAGTTCACTCTGAAGATTCTGGTGACTGTTGTCCCCATTGGCCTCATCCTTTTGGGTTTGTTTCTCTTCAAGCTGTATCCCATCGATGAGGAGAAACGTCGGGAGAACAAAAAGGCCTTGCAGGTGCTCAG GGAAGAAGCAGGAAGCTCAGGGTGTTCTGACACGGACTCTACAGAATTGGCCAGCATCCTCTAG
- the MFSD2A gene encoding sodium-dependent lysophosphatidylcholine symporter 1 isoform X2, translating into MAKGEGAESGSAAGLLPPSILRGEENGRTQVRRRAKTKQLTICNKLCYAVGGAPYQITGCALGFFLQIYLLDVAQVDPFSASIILFVGRAWDAITDPLVGFCISKSSWSRLGSLMPWIIFSTPLAVIAYFLIWFVPDFPRNQALWYLVFYCLFETLVTCFHVPYSALTMFISTEQSERDSATAYRMTVEVLGTVLGTAIQGQIVGKVDTPCIQDPDIPVLMEVNQTHSTGSLTDTKNAYMLAAGVIASIYVLCAVILSLGVQEHREPCEKKQEQPPSFFQGLRLVMNHGPYIKLIAGFLFTSLAFMLVEGNFALFCTYTLGFRNEFQNLLLAIMLSATLTIPIWQWFLTRFGKKTAVYLGISSAVPFLILVALMESNLIVTYVVAVAAGVSVAAAFLLPWSMLPDVIDDFHLKQPGARGHEPIFFSFYVFFTKFASGVSLGISTLSLDFAGYLTRGCSQPEAVKFTLKILVTVVPIGLILLGLFLFKLYPIDEEKRRENKKALQVLREEAGSSGCSDTDSTELASIL; encoded by the exons GACCAAGCAGCTGACCATCTGCAATAAGCTCTGCTATGCTGTGGGGGGCGCTCCCTACCAGATCACTGGCTGTGCTCTGGGCTTCTTCCTCCAGATTTACCTGCTGGATGTGGCTCAG GTAGACCCCTTCTCTGCTTCCATCATTCTGTTTGTGGGCCGTGCCTGGGATGCCATCACTGACCCGTTGGTTGGATTTTGTATCAGCAAATCTTCCTGGAGTCGCCTGGGGAGCCTGATGCCCTG GATAATCTTTTCCACTCCACTGGCTGTCAttgcctattttctcatctggTTCGTGCCCGACTTTCCCAGGAACCAGGCTTTGTGGTACCTGGTCTTCTATTGCCTCTTTGAGACACTGGTGACG TGTTTCCATGTTCCATACTCGGCACTTACCATGTTTATCAGCACAGAACAGAGTGAACGGGATTCTGCCACAGCATACA GGATGACTGTGGAAGTGCTGGGCACGGTGCTGGGCACTGCCATTCAGGGACAAATTGTGGGCAAAGTGGACACTCCCTGCATCCAAGATCCTGACATCCCAGTGCTCATGGAAGTGAATCAGACACACAGTACCGGCTCCCTGACTGATACG AAGAACGCCTACATGCTGGCGGCGGGGGTCATCGCCTCCATCTATGTCCTCTGTGCGGTCATCTTATCCCTGGGTGTGCAGGAGCACAGAG AGCCCTGTGAGAAGAAGCAGGAGCAGCCCCCTTCTTTTTTCCAGGGGCTCCGACTGGTCATGAACCACGGCCCCTATATCAAGCTCATCGCTGGCTTTTTGTTCACTTCCCTAGCCTTCATG CTGGTAGAAGGAAACTTTGCTTTATTCTGCACCTATACCCTGGGCTTCCGGAATGAGTTTCAGAATCTGCTCCTGGCCATCATG CTCTCGGCCACCCTCACCATCCCCATCTGGCAATGGTTCCTGACTCGGTTTGGGAAGAAGACGGCTGTATACCTCGGGATCTCG TCAGCTGTTCCCTTCCTCATCTTGGTCGCTCTGATGGAGAGTAACCTGATCGTCACCTACGTGGTAGCAGTGGCTGCTGGGGTCAGTGTGGCTGCTGCCTTCCTCCTGCCCTG GTCCATGCTGCCAGACGTGATTGATGACTTCCACCTAAAGCAGCCTGGTGCCAGAGGACATGaacccattttcttttccttctacgTCTTCTTCACCAAATTTGCATCTGGCGTCTCCCTTGGCATCTCCACACTCAGCCTTGA CTTTGCAGGCTACTTGACGAGGGGCTGCTCCCAGCCAGAGGCTGTTAAGTTCACTCTGAAGATTCTGGTGACTGTTGTCCCCATTGGCCTCATCCTTTTGGGTTTGTTTCTCTTCAAGCTGTATCCCATCGATGAGGAGAAACGTCGGGAGAACAAAAAGGCCTTGCAGGTGCTCAG GGAAGAAGCAGGAAGCTCAGGGTGTTCTGACACGGACTCTACAGAATTGGCCAGCATCCTCTAG